A single region of the Manihot esculenta cultivar AM560-2 chromosome 12, M.esculenta_v8, whole genome shotgun sequence genome encodes:
- the LOC110627999 gene encoding vacuolar protein sorting-associated protein 13A-like, giving the protein MGSIASEQFCRLRTYLIFLNPKIVTCKFLLANHLCAKMLTNSFIPVGFKNLVFVEEVLLENVELIPEAFDYLQLPFAIKRGRVGKLSIKISWKKLGWDHPIIIALEDVFICASQRDDHEWSVEAVERREFAGKKAKLAAAELAKLSRLVCDNQTGKYLIHYREGHIIAVTVLDSIQLSIRNFHIQYSEIRLDSSQVLFGLKFSSLAIKQNLAGNINLESEEGRRNMAKAEIWETVCNMEYTKDHIYTGLPNDLPNQTPNRQHQSRKLRSLN; this is encoded by the exons ATGGGTTCTATAGCTTCGGAACAATTTTGCCGactaaggacatatttgatatttctcaACCCCAAAATTGTCACTTGCAAGTTTTTACTCGCAAATCATTTATGCGCAAAAATG TTAACTAACTCGTTTATCCCTGTTGGTTTCAAAAATCTGGTTTTTGTAGAAGAAGTGCTCTTGGAGAATGTAGAACTCATTCCTGAAGCCTTTGATTATCTTCAGTTGCCATTTGCTATAAAGCGAG GTAGGGTAGGGAAGCTAAGCATCAAAATTTCGTGGAAAAAGCTAGGTTGGGATCACCCCATCATTATTGCTTTAGAAGATGTTTTCATATGTGCTTCCCAGCGGGATGACCATGAG TGGAGTGTGGAGGCTGTTGAAAGAAGAGAATTTGCTGGCAAAAAGGCTAAGCTTGCTGCAGCAGAACTTGCAAAACTGTCAAGACTAGTATGTG ATAATCAAACTGGGAAGTATCTCATACATTACAGAGAAGGTCACATTATTGCTGtcact GTTCTTGACAGTATACAGTTGTCAATTAGAAATTTCCACATCCAGTACAGTGAAATTCGACTTGACTCG TCACAGGTTCTCTTTGGTTTGAAATTTTCCAGCTTAGCGATAAAGCAAAATTTGGCTGG GAACATTAATCTGGAGAGTGAAGAAGGCAGGAGAAACATGGCAAAAGCAGAAATATGGGAGACAGTGTGCAACATGGAATATACAAAAGACCACATCTATACCGGTTTGCCCAATGATTTGCCAAATCAAACACCAAACCGCCAACATCAGTCTAGAAAGCTCCGAAGCTTGAATTGA
- the LOC110628037 gene encoding protein ASYMMETRIC LEAVES 2 isoform X1 yields MFSSLIKRGRRKMASSSNSPCAACKFLRRKCQPECVFAPYFPPDQPQKFANVHKVFGASNVTKLLNELHPSQREDAVNSLAYEADMRLRDPVYGCVGVISLLQHQLRQLQMDLSCAKSELSKYQNLGITGHAGIFAAAAAAATATTHNHNHHHNHTQNLGINLIGGGGGGRDHHYHHQLFSRDQQQMMRSFDAANNYDGSLLAMNVSASIGQRSQFQQPRAAAGDDRRTIDPS; encoded by the exons ATGTTTTCCTCGCTTATAAAG AGGGGAAGACGGAAAATGGCATCGTCATCGAATTCTCCATGTGCAGCCTGCAAGTTTCTGAGGAGAAAATGCCAACCAGAATGCGTCTTCGCTCCCTATTTTCCACCGGATCAGCCACAAAAATTTGCCAACGTGCACAAGGTATTTGGGGCAAGCAATGTCACAAAACTACTAAACGAGTTGCATCCCTCCCAACGCGAGGATGCTGTGAACTCTTTGGCATATGAAGCAGATATGCGTCTTCGCGACCCAGTCTACGGCTGCGTTGGGGTCATCTCTCTCTTGCAGCACCAACTTCGCCAGCTGCAAATGGATCTAAGCTGTGCCAAATCTGAACTTTCCAAATATCAGAACCTAGGCATCACAGGTCATGCCGGTATATTTGCTGCTGCGGCTGCTGCAGCCACTGCTACCACACACAATCATAATCACCACCACAACCATACACAGAATCTGGGGATCAATCTGATCGGAGGTGGCGGTGGGGGAAGGGACCACCACTACCACCACCAACTATTTTCAAGGGATCAGCAGCAGATGATGAGAAGCTTTGATGCTGCTAACAACTATGATGGAAGCCTTCTGGCCATGAATGTTTCTGCAAGCATTGGACAGCGGAGTCAGTTCCAGCAACCCAGGGCTGCTGCGGGAGATGACCGCCGCACCATTGATCCCTCTTAG
- the LOC110628037 gene encoding protein ASYMMETRIC LEAVES 2 isoform X2: MRGRRKMASSSNSPCAACKFLRRKCQPECVFAPYFPPDQPQKFANVHKVFGASNVTKLLNELHPSQREDAVNSLAYEADMRLRDPVYGCVGVISLLQHQLRQLQMDLSCAKSELSKYQNLGITGHAGIFAAAAAAATATTHNHNHHHNHTQNLGINLIGGGGGGRDHHYHHQLFSRDQQQMMRSFDAANNYDGSLLAMNVSASIGQRSQFQQPRAAAGDDRRTIDPS; the protein is encoded by the exons ATG AGGGGAAGACGGAAAATGGCATCGTCATCGAATTCTCCATGTGCAGCCTGCAAGTTTCTGAGGAGAAAATGCCAACCAGAATGCGTCTTCGCTCCCTATTTTCCACCGGATCAGCCACAAAAATTTGCCAACGTGCACAAGGTATTTGGGGCAAGCAATGTCACAAAACTACTAAACGAGTTGCATCCCTCCCAACGCGAGGATGCTGTGAACTCTTTGGCATATGAAGCAGATATGCGTCTTCGCGACCCAGTCTACGGCTGCGTTGGGGTCATCTCTCTCTTGCAGCACCAACTTCGCCAGCTGCAAATGGATCTAAGCTGTGCCAAATCTGAACTTTCCAAATATCAGAACCTAGGCATCACAGGTCATGCCGGTATATTTGCTGCTGCGGCTGCTGCAGCCACTGCTACCACACACAATCATAATCACCACCACAACCATACACAGAATCTGGGGATCAATCTGATCGGAGGTGGCGGTGGGGGAAGGGACCACCACTACCACCACCAACTATTTTCAAGGGATCAGCAGCAGATGATGAGAAGCTTTGATGCTGCTAACAACTATGATGGAAGCCTTCTGGCCATGAATGTTTCTGCAAGCATTGGACAGCGGAGTCAGTTCCAGCAACCCAGGGCTGCTGCGGGAGATGACCGCCGCACCATTGATCCCTCTTAG
- the LOC110628037 gene encoding protein ASYMMETRIC LEAVES 2 isoform X3, giving the protein MASSSNSPCAACKFLRRKCQPECVFAPYFPPDQPQKFANVHKVFGASNVTKLLNELHPSQREDAVNSLAYEADMRLRDPVYGCVGVISLLQHQLRQLQMDLSCAKSELSKYQNLGITGHAGIFAAAAAAATATTHNHNHHHNHTQNLGINLIGGGGGGRDHHYHHQLFSRDQQQMMRSFDAANNYDGSLLAMNVSASIGQRSQFQQPRAAAGDDRRTIDPS; this is encoded by the coding sequence ATGGCATCGTCATCGAATTCTCCATGTGCAGCCTGCAAGTTTCTGAGGAGAAAATGCCAACCAGAATGCGTCTTCGCTCCCTATTTTCCACCGGATCAGCCACAAAAATTTGCCAACGTGCACAAGGTATTTGGGGCAAGCAATGTCACAAAACTACTAAACGAGTTGCATCCCTCCCAACGCGAGGATGCTGTGAACTCTTTGGCATATGAAGCAGATATGCGTCTTCGCGACCCAGTCTACGGCTGCGTTGGGGTCATCTCTCTCTTGCAGCACCAACTTCGCCAGCTGCAAATGGATCTAAGCTGTGCCAAATCTGAACTTTCCAAATATCAGAACCTAGGCATCACAGGTCATGCCGGTATATTTGCTGCTGCGGCTGCTGCAGCCACTGCTACCACACACAATCATAATCACCACCACAACCATACACAGAATCTGGGGATCAATCTGATCGGAGGTGGCGGTGGGGGAAGGGACCACCACTACCACCACCAACTATTTTCAAGGGATCAGCAGCAGATGATGAGAAGCTTTGATGCTGCTAACAACTATGATGGAAGCCTTCTGGCCATGAATGTTTCTGCAAGCATTGGACAGCGGAGTCAGTTCCAGCAACCCAGGGCTGCTGCGGGAGATGACCGCCGCACCATTGATCCCTCTTAG